Proteins encoded together in one Kitasatospora albolonga window:
- a CDS encoding WYL domain-containing protein, producing MATNAIDQTRRMLSLVTYLRERPGAHVQDVARAFGITEDELISDLDVLPMCGTSFRGGDLLDIDTDGDRIWWHNPDDVAEPLRLAADEATALLVAARAVATLPGLRESDRDALLRATAKLETAAGETGAASSRLSVTFESEGGVFADVDRAISERRRLWLRYYSPARDELTEREVDPIRLFAVGHTYMEGWCRLSEARRTFRLDRVAEIRLLDAPAAPPELELRDLSEGLVHPAAEDPEVVIEVTTGGRWVAEYYPHDSAEELSDGGLRITLRTPDPASLRRLALRLGGEGRIVTPPELAESARTAAREALAAYDETL from the coding sequence ATGGCCACGAACGCGATCGACCAGACCCGCCGGATGCTCTCCCTGGTGACGTACCTGCGCGAGCGCCCCGGCGCCCACGTCCAGGACGTGGCACGGGCCTTCGGCATCACCGAGGACGAGCTGATCTCCGACCTCGATGTGCTGCCCATGTGCGGGACCAGCTTCCGGGGCGGCGACCTCCTCGACATCGACACCGACGGCGACCGGATCTGGTGGCACAACCCGGACGACGTGGCCGAGCCGCTGCGGCTCGCCGCCGACGAGGCCACCGCCCTGCTCGTCGCCGCCCGCGCCGTCGCGACCCTGCCCGGACTGCGCGAGAGCGACCGGGACGCCCTGCTCCGGGCCACCGCCAAGCTGGAGACGGCGGCCGGGGAGACCGGCGCGGCCAGCTCCCGGCTCTCGGTGACCTTCGAGTCCGAGGGCGGCGTCTTCGCCGACGTCGACCGGGCCATCTCCGAGCGCCGCCGCCTCTGGCTGCGCTACTACTCGCCCGCCCGCGACGAACTCACCGAGCGCGAGGTCGACCCGATCCGGCTCTTCGCCGTCGGCCACACCTACATGGAGGGCTGGTGCAGGCTCTCCGAGGCCCGCCGGACCTTCCGGCTCGACCGGGTCGCCGAGATCCGCCTCCTGGACGCCCCCGCCGCCCCGCCGGAACTGGAGCTGCGCGACCTCTCCGAAGGGCTCGTCCACCCCGCCGCCGAGGACCCCGAGGTCGTCATCGAGGTCACCACCGGCGGCCGGTGGGTCGCCGAGTACTACCCGCACGACAGCGCCGAGGAGCTGTCCGACGGCGGACTGCGCATCACCCTGCGCACCCCCGACCCGGCCTCGCTGCGCCGCCTCGCCCTGCGCCTCGGCGGCGAGGGCCGCATCGTCACCCCGCCCGAGCTGGCCGAGAGCGCCCGCACGGCCGCCCGCGAGGCGCTCGCCGCGTACGACGAGACGCTCTGA
- a CDS encoding Pup--protein ligase: protein MDRRIFGLENEYGVTCTFRGQRRLSPDEVARYLFRRVVSWGRSSNVFLRNGARLYLDVGSHPEYATPECDNVTELVTHDKAGERILEGLLVDAERRLHEEGIAGDVYLFKNNTDSAGNSYGCHENYLVARHGEFSRLADILIPFLVTRQLICGAGKVLQTPRGAVYCVSQRAEHIWEGVSSATTRSRPIINTRDEPHADAERYRRLHVIVGDSNMSETTMLLKVGATDLVLRMIEAGTVMRDLTLENPIRAIREVSHDLTGRRKVRLASGREASAIEVQREYYEKAVDFVERRGIRTGTVDQVLELWGRTLDAVEAEDLDRIDTEIDWVMKYKLIERYRAKHNMTMSNPRVAQIDLAYHDIHRRRGLFYLLERKGQTARICNDLKIFEGKSVPPQTTRARLRGDFIRRAQEQRRDFTVDWVHLKLNDQAQRTVLCKDPFRSVDERVEKLIAGM from the coding sequence ATGGACCGCCGCATTTTCGGGCTGGAGAACGAGTACGGCGTCACGTGCACGTTCAGGGGACAGCGCCGACTGTCACCTGACGAAGTGGCGCGCTACCTCTTCCGCCGTGTCGTGTCATGGGGCCGCAGCAGCAATGTCTTTCTGCGGAACGGCGCCCGCCTCTACCTCGACGTGGGATCGCATCCGGAATACGCAACCCCGGAATGCGACAACGTGACCGAACTGGTCACGCACGACAAGGCCGGCGAGCGCATTCTCGAGGGCCTGCTCGTCGACGCCGAACGCCGCCTGCACGAGGAGGGAATCGCGGGCGACGTCTATCTCTTCAAGAACAACACCGACTCGGCGGGAAACTCCTACGGGTGCCACGAGAACTACCTCGTGGCCCGGCACGGAGAATTCTCCCGGCTCGCGGACATCCTCATCCCCTTCCTCGTCACCCGTCAGCTCATCTGCGGGGCGGGCAAGGTGCTCCAGACCCCGCGCGGAGCCGTCTACTGCGTCAGCCAGCGCGCCGAGCACATCTGGGAGGGCGTCAGCTCTGCGACCACCCGCTCCCGGCCGATCATCAACACCCGCGACGAACCCCACGCCGACGCGGAGCGCTACCGCCGCCTCCACGTCATCGTCGGCGACTCGAACATGTCCGAGACGACCATGCTCCTCAAGGTCGGCGCCACCGACCTGGTGCTGCGCATGATCGAGGCGGGCACGGTGATGCGCGACCTGACCCTGGAGAACCCGATCCGGGCCATCCGCGAGGTCAGCCACGACCTCACCGGCCGGCGCAAGGTGCGCCTGGCCAGCGGCCGGGAGGCATCGGCCATCGAGGTTCAGCGGGAGTACTACGAGAAGGCCGTGGACTTCGTCGAGCGCCGGGGCATCCGCACCGGCACCGTCGACCAGGTCCTGGAGCTGTGGGGCCGTACGCTCGACGCCGTCGAGGCCGAGGACCTCGACCGGATCGACACCGAGATCGACTGGGTCATGAAGTACAAGCTCATCGAGCGGTACCGGGCCAAGCACAACATGACCATGTCGAACCCGCGGGTCGCCCAGATAGACCTCGCCTACCACGACATCCACCGCCGCCGCGGCCTCTTCTACCTGCTGGAGAGGAAGGGCCAGACCGCCCGCATCTGCAACGACCTGAAGATCTTCGAGGGCAAGTCCGTGCCCCCGCAGACCACCCGGGCGAGACTGCGCGGCGACTTCATCCGCAGGGCCCAGGAGCAGCGGCGGGACTTCACCGTCGACTGGGTCCACCTCAAGCTGAACGACCAGGCGCAGCGCACGGTGCTGTGCAAGGACCCCTTCCGCTCCGTGGACGAGCGGGTGGAGAAGCTCATCGCCGGGATGTGA
- a CDS encoding proteasome subunit alpha, whose translation MSTPFYVSPQQAMADRAEYARKGIARGRSLVVLQYADGIVFVGENPSRALHKFSEIYDRIGFAAAGKYNEYENLRIGGVRYADLRGYTYDRDDVTARGLANVYAQTLGTIFSSAAEKPYEVELVVAEVGTAPEGDQIYRLPHDGSIVDEHGSVAVGGNAEQISSFLDQRHRDGMTLAEALKLAVQALSREPGGGEREIPAERLEVAVLDRTRPQQRKFKRIVGRQLTRLLEAEAAAATPTDAPSDTEENGATGTDTGTGSSSASTEE comes from the coding sequence GTGTCGACGCCGTTCTATGTCTCACCCCAGCAGGCCATGGCCGACCGGGCGGAGTACGCCCGCAAGGGCATCGCCCGTGGTCGCAGCCTCGTTGTGCTGCAGTACGCCGACGGCATTGTGTTCGTCGGCGAGAACCCGTCCCGCGCGCTGCACAAGTTCAGCGAGATCTATGACCGGATCGGCTTCGCCGCCGCCGGCAAGTACAACGAGTACGAGAACCTCCGCATCGGCGGCGTGCGCTACGCCGACCTCCGCGGATACACCTACGACCGTGACGATGTGACGGCCCGTGGGCTGGCCAACGTCTACGCCCAGACGCTCGGCACCATCTTCTCCAGCGCGGCCGAGAAGCCGTACGAGGTGGAGCTCGTCGTCGCCGAGGTCGGCACCGCCCCCGAGGGCGACCAGATCTACCGGCTGCCGCACGACGGTTCGATCGTGGACGAGCACGGCTCGGTCGCGGTCGGCGGCAACGCCGAGCAGATCAGCAGCTTCCTGGACCAGCGCCACCGCGACGGCATGACGCTCGCCGAGGCGCTCAAGCTGGCCGTCCAGGCGCTCTCCCGGGAGCCGGGCGGCGGGGAGCGGGAGATTCCCGCCGAGCGTCTCGAAGTCGCGGTGCTGGACCGTACGCGGCCCCAGCAGCGCAAGTTCAAGCGGATCGTCGGCCGCCAGCTGACCCGGCTGCTGGAGGCGGAAGCGGCGGCCGCCACCCCGACGGACGCCCCGTCCGACACCGAGGAGAACGGCGCGACCGGCACGGACACCGGCACCGGCAGCTCCTCCGCCTCCACCGAGGAGTAG
- a CDS encoding WYL domain-containing protein has product MAIAKAERLMNLALCLLGTRRPLSKRELRGSIEAYLEAGSDDSFNRMFERDKDDLRELGLVIETVENLDGDTGYLARRDSNRLPPITLDAEEAAALGLAAKVWQQARLAGAASGALQKLRAAGMPEAEDAYEVHSALEPRIPVHEAAFEPLMLACRDRRPVTFDYRKANSAAPVQRQVEPWTLECWRGHWYLAGWDRGRGAERVFRLSRITGKVRSRAGAFTAEVPDVVTVRETVESWAGETATRTARIRLRAGAGYPLRSRAISVKERGDGWDELEIPYGHGLDAWLVEFGPDVVVEDPADLRADVVDRLRAVAKD; this is encoded by the coding sequence ATGGCGATTGCCAAGGCCGAGCGGCTGATGAACCTCGCGCTGTGTCTGCTGGGCACCCGGCGCCCGCTCAGCAAGCGTGAGCTCCGCGGCTCCATCGAGGCGTATCTCGAAGCGGGCTCCGACGACTCCTTCAACCGGATGTTCGAGCGCGACAAGGACGACCTCCGCGAACTCGGCCTCGTCATCGAGACCGTCGAGAACCTCGACGGCGACACCGGCTATCTGGCCCGCCGCGACAGCAACCGGCTGCCCCCCATCACCCTGGACGCCGAGGAGGCCGCCGCCCTCGGCCTCGCCGCCAAGGTCTGGCAGCAGGCCCGCCTCGCCGGGGCCGCCAGCGGCGCCCTCCAGAAGCTCCGCGCGGCCGGTATGCCCGAGGCCGAGGACGCCTACGAGGTGCACAGCGCCCTCGAACCCCGTATCCCCGTCCACGAGGCGGCCTTCGAGCCCCTGATGCTCGCCTGCCGCGACCGTCGCCCGGTCACCTTCGACTACCGCAAGGCCAACTCCGCCGCCCCCGTGCAGCGCCAGGTCGAACCCTGGACCCTCGAATGCTGGCGCGGCCACTGGTACCTCGCGGGCTGGGACCGGGGCCGCGGCGCCGAACGCGTCTTCCGGCTCTCCCGCATCACCGGCAAGGTCCGCTCCCGCGCCGGGGCCTTCACCGCCGAGGTGCCCGACGTCGTCACCGTCCGCGAGACCGTGGAGAGCTGGGCCGGTGAGACCGCCACCCGCACCGCCCGGATCAGGCTCCGCGCCGGGGCCGGATACCCGCTGCGCTCGCGGGCCATATCCGTCAAGGAGCGCGGCGACGGCTGGGACGAGCTGGAGATCCCGTACGGGCACGGTCTCGACGCCTGGCTCGTCGAGTTCGGGCCCGACGTCGTCGTGGAGGACCCCGCCGATCTGCGGGCCGATGTGGTGGACCGGCTGCGCGCCGTGGCCAAGGACTAA
- a CDS encoding MFS transporter produces MAAGYLDILRARHAARLLTGTLVGRLPNGTAHIAIVLFTRAEGGSYTLAGALAAAYGLATAVGQPLLGRAVDLYGQPRVQFPAAVLSALGMALFAVAGLGSLPLAYAAVVLAGVATPPLEGGLRALWPSVLKREDQVHRAYAMDAVAQEIMFTVGPLLVTLLVSLWSPAAALLVINAIGVLGALSVVLSEPSRAWRSAPREAHWLGALRSPGLLALLGAFFFVGLALGSITVAGVAYADDHGRESVYGWLMAALGLGALIGGLAYGARQWAGAPERRLRVVVGLLALGYLPLTLTPSVPVMAALAALAGVFLAPAIACSFLVVDRHAPRGTVTEAFSWLVTTFGVGAAAGTAVAGPAVELGSTAWSFAVAGAGGVAALVVLLATGKVLAAPVRTPDVVAGSENDRNGAVEPGFSTGRKA; encoded by the coding sequence ATGGCCGCGGGATATCTGGACATCCTCCGGGCGCGGCATGCCGCCCGGTTGCTGACGGGCACCCTGGTGGGGCGGCTGCCCAACGGCACCGCCCATATCGCGATCGTGCTGTTCACCCGCGCCGAGGGCGGCAGCTACACCCTGGCCGGTGCCCTGGCCGCCGCGTACGGGCTCGCCACCGCCGTGGGGCAGCCGCTGCTCGGCCGCGCCGTCGACCTGTACGGGCAGCCGCGCGTCCAGTTCCCGGCCGCCGTGCTCTCCGCGCTCGGCATGGCCCTGTTCGCCGTCGCCGGGCTCGGCTCGCTCCCACTGGCGTACGCCGCCGTGGTCCTCGCCGGAGTCGCCACCCCGCCCCTGGAGGGCGGGCTGCGGGCCCTGTGGCCCAGCGTGCTGAAGCGCGAGGACCAGGTGCACCGCGCGTACGCCATGGACGCCGTGGCGCAGGAGATCATGTTCACCGTCGGGCCCCTCCTGGTGACGCTCCTGGTCTCGCTCTGGTCCCCGGCCGCCGCCCTGCTCGTCATCAACGCCATCGGCGTCCTGGGCGCGCTGTCGGTCGTCCTGTCGGAGCCCTCGCGCGCCTGGCGCTCCGCACCCCGCGAGGCGCACTGGCTCGGCGCCCTGCGCTCGCCCGGACTCCTCGCCCTGCTCGGCGCGTTCTTCTTCGTCGGGCTCGCGCTCGGCTCCATCACGGTGGCCGGTGTGGCCTACGCGGACGACCACGGCCGGGAGTCGGTGTACGGCTGGCTGATGGCCGCGCTCGGCCTCGGCGCCCTCATCGGGGGCCTGGCCTACGGGGCACGGCAGTGGGCCGGTGCGCCCGAGCGGCGGCTGCGGGTCGTCGTCGGCCTCCTGGCACTCGGCTACCTGCCGCTGACGCTCACCCCCTCGGTACCCGTGATGGCCGCCCTCGCCGCCCTCGCCGGTGTCTTCCTCGCCCCGGCCATCGCCTGCTCGTTCCTCGTGGTGGACCGGCACGCCCCGCGCGGCACGGTGACCGAGGCGTTCTCCTGGCTCGTCACCACCTTCGGCGTCGGCGCGGCAGCCGGAACGGCCGTCGCCGGACCGGCCGTCGAGCTCGGCTCGACCGCCTGGAGCTTCGCGGTCGCGGGGGCCGGGGGAGTGGCCGCCCTGGTGGTCCTGCTGGCCACCGGGAAGGTCCTCGCGGCTCCCGTACGCACCCCTGACGTTGTGGCGGGATCGGAAAATGATCGAAACGGTGCTGTCGAACCCGGTTTCAGCACCGGCCGTAAGGCGTAA
- a CDS encoding peptidylprolyl isomerase, translated as MNPTKTARRAAAALVVPALLFTAACGGSDSKDTDAQKSGAVAKVSGKFGAEPKIDVPDDAKASDDVVVSEVLAGKGAEVKKGDTVRLDYAGNIEALGSTWAQRPGTDAKAPRTQIVQEIGQAGAMLPSKITDALAGQKVGSRVQIEGTAQGIVGDQLNPDLGIKPTDPLIWVIDIVNAKKIDKKAEAKGDQAASEAGMPEVKAPSQKAATITIPKGEKAPKDLQQQVLIKGGGAEVKAGEGLVVQYTGVKWEDGKKFDSSWDNNGATVFPIGVNAVIEGWDKALVGKNVGDRVLLTIPPNLAYGASPTSELAKNNLVFVVDILDTI; from the coding sequence ATGAACCCCACAAAGACTGCCCGGCGCGCCGCCGCGGCACTGGTCGTACCCGCTCTGCTCTTCACCGCCGCCTGCGGTGGGTCCGACTCCAAGGACACCGATGCGCAGAAGTCGGGGGCCGTCGCGAAGGTGTCCGGGAAGTTCGGCGCCGAGCCCAAGATCGACGTGCCCGACGACGCCAAGGCGTCCGACGACGTCGTGGTGAGCGAGGTCCTGGCGGGCAAGGGCGCCGAGGTCAAGAAGGGCGACACCGTACGTCTGGACTACGCCGGGAACATCGAGGCGCTCGGCTCCACCTGGGCCCAGCGCCCGGGGACCGACGCCAAGGCTCCGCGGACCCAGATCGTGCAGGAGATCGGCCAGGCGGGGGCGATGCTGCCGAGCAAGATCACCGACGCCCTGGCCGGGCAGAAGGTCGGCAGCCGCGTCCAGATCGAGGGCACCGCCCAGGGGATCGTCGGGGACCAGCTCAACCCGGACCTCGGGATCAAGCCCACCGACCCGCTGATCTGGGTCATCGACATCGTGAACGCCAAGAAGATCGACAAGAAGGCCGAGGCCAAGGGTGACCAGGCGGCCTCCGAGGCCGGTATGCCCGAGGTGAAGGCCCCGTCGCAGAAGGCCGCGACGATCACCATCCCGAAGGGCGAGAAGGCCCCGAAGGACCTCCAGCAGCAGGTGCTGATCAAGGGCGGCGGCGCCGAGGTCAAGGCCGGTGAGGGCCTCGTCGTCCAGTACACGGGCGTGAAGTGGGAGGACGGCAAGAAGTTCGACTCCTCCTGGGACAACAACGGCGCGACCGTCTTCCCGATCGGCGTCAACGCCGTCATCGAGGGCTGGGACAAGGCCCTGGTCGGCAAGAACGTCGGCGACCGCGTGCTGCTGACCATCCCGCCGAACCTGGCCTACGGCGCCAGCCCGACGAGCGAGCTGGCCAAGAACAACCTGGTCTTCGTCGTGGACATCCTCGACACGATCTGA
- a CDS encoding sphingosine kinase, which translates to MTSEITLFVNPTAGRGRGAHAAQPAASALRDAGFSVRTVLGEDAGDALRRAREAVAAGTGALIAVGGDGLASLALQAVAGTGTPLGVVAVGTGNDFARALGLPIRDPAAAGALAGRALKEGRHRDIDLGRVGERWFGTVLASGFDSRVNDRGNRMRLVGGRFKYDLAILAELAAFAPVPYRIRLDGGEAREIEATLIAVGNGTTYGGGMRICADAEMDDGLFDVTVVGECSRTTLLKVFPRVYKGTHLSHPAVTTHRVASIELAAAGVTAYADGEPLGALPLTATCVPGAVRVLAG; encoded by the coding sequence GTGACCAGCGAGATCACCCTCTTCGTCAATCCCACCGCGGGACGCGGCCGGGGCGCGCACGCCGCGCAGCCGGCCGCTTCCGCGTTGCGGGACGCCGGATTCTCCGTCCGTACGGTCCTCGGGGAGGACGCCGGGGACGCGCTGCGCCGGGCCCGGGAGGCCGTGGCGGCGGGGACCGGGGCGCTGATAGCCGTGGGCGGGGACGGGCTGGCGTCCCTCGCCCTCCAGGCCGTCGCGGGGACGGGCACGCCGCTGGGCGTCGTCGCCGTCGGCACCGGCAACGACTTCGCCCGCGCGCTGGGCCTGCCGATCCGCGACCCGGCCGCCGCCGGAGCGCTGGCCGGGCGGGCGCTGAAGGAGGGGCGCCACCGGGACATCGACCTCGGGCGGGTCGGGGAGCGGTGGTTCGGGACGGTGCTCGCCTCCGGGTTCGACTCGCGGGTCAACGACCGGGGCAACCGGATGCGCCTCGTCGGCGGCCGGTTCAAGTACGACCTGGCGATCCTCGCCGAACTGGCCGCCTTCGCCCCGGTCCCGTACCGCATCCGGCTCGACGGGGGAGAGGCCAGGGAGATCGAGGCGACCCTCATCGCGGTGGGCAACGGCACCACGTACGGCGGGGGCATGCGGATCTGCGCCGACGCGGAGATGGACGACGGCCTCTTCGACGTGACCGTGGTGGGGGAGTGCTCCCGGACCACCCTCCTCAAGGTGTTCCCGAGGGTCTACAAGGGCACGCATCTGAGCCACCCCGCCGTCACCACGCACCGGGTCGCCTCGATCGAGCTGGCGGCGGCCGGTGTCACGGCGTACGCGGACGGCGAACCACTGGGCGCGCTGCCGCTCACCGCGACCTGTGTGCCGGGGGCGGTGCGGGTGCTGGCGGGGTGA
- a CDS encoding peptidylprolyl isomerase — MSIEKPEIDFPGGEPPADLEIKDIWEGDGAVAKAGDRVQVHYVGVAFSTGEEFDASWNRGTPLAFQLGVGQVIPGWDQGVQGMKVGGRRQLTIPAHLAYGDRGAGSAIAPGETLIFVCDLVSV, encoded by the coding sequence GTGAGCATCGAGAAGCCCGAGATCGACTTCCCGGGCGGCGAGCCGCCGGCCGACCTGGAGATCAAGGACATCTGGGAGGGCGACGGCGCCGTCGCCAAGGCCGGCGACCGGGTCCAGGTCCACTACGTGGGCGTGGCCTTCTCCACCGGCGAGGAGTTCGACGCCTCCTGGAACCGCGGTACGCCGCTGGCCTTCCAGCTGGGTGTCGGTCAGGTCATCCCCGGCTGGGACCAGGGCGTGCAGGGCATGAAGGTCGGCGGCCGCCGCCAGCTGACCATCCCCGCGCACCTCGCGTACGGCGACCGCGGCGCCGGCAGCGCCATCGCCCCGGGCGAGACGCTGATCTTCGTCTGCGACCTGGTCTCGGTCTGA
- a CDS encoding Sec-independent protein translocase TatA yields the protein MIGNLKPLEIVLIIAVILLLFGAKKLPDMARSLGKSARILKSEAKAMKKDDAATATPTTETVADPAPPQSTTARTIQAAPGDVTSSRPVNEPKPTQS from the coding sequence ATGATCGGCAATCTGAAGCCCCTCGAGATCGTTCTGATCATCGCTGTCATCCTGCTGCTCTTCGGTGCCAAGAAGCTTCCCGACATGGCGCGCTCGCTCGGCAAGTCGGCCCGCATCCTCAAGAGCGAGGCCAAGGCGATGAAGAAGGACGACGCGGCGACCGCCACGCCCACGACGGAGACCGTCGCGGACCCGGCCCCTCCGCAGTCCACCACCGCCCGCACCATCCAGGCCGCCCCGGGAGACGTCACCAGCTCCCGCCCGGTCAACGAGCCCAAGCCCACCCAGAGCTGA
- a CDS encoding twin arginine-targeting protein translocase TatC, with amino-acid sequence MLKSARKQEKDAEGRMPLLDHLRELRNRLLKSVLAVVIAIVASAFFYREIFEFLMKPILDSVGCKNGMDTMVNGRPCAEMTTNGLLSPFTIALKVSLMAGVLLATPVWLYQLWAFVAPGLHRKEKRYSLAFVAAGVPLFTAGAYLAYAILPQTAEIMLGFTPQHVTNLLPLDDFLDLITRMVIVFGLAFELPLLLVALNMTGVLSGSRMLKWWRGMIVGLTAFAAIATPGGEPLSMLLLAGPLALLYFIAVGFSLLNDKRRNRRNPDAELSDDEASHLDLTPEPVGGVEPVTDPRRALPGQASGESDGSRSHRLNGYDDIT; translated from the coding sequence TTGCTCAAGTCTGCCCGCAAGCAGGAGAAGGACGCAGAGGGGCGGATGCCCCTCCTCGATCACCTGCGTGAGCTGCGTAACCGTCTGCTGAAGTCCGTGCTGGCGGTCGTGATCGCCATTGTCGCGTCCGCCTTCTTCTACCGGGAGATCTTCGAGTTCCTGATGAAGCCGATCCTCGACTCGGTCGGCTGCAAGAACGGCATGGACACGATGGTCAACGGCCGCCCCTGCGCGGAGATGACCACCAACGGTCTGCTCTCGCCCTTCACCATCGCGCTGAAGGTGTCCCTCATGGCGGGCGTCCTGCTCGCCACGCCCGTCTGGCTCTACCAGCTCTGGGCCTTCGTCGCCCCCGGGCTCCACCGGAAGGAGAAGCGGTACTCCCTGGCCTTCGTTGCCGCGGGCGTCCCGCTGTTCACCGCCGGGGCCTACCTCGCGTACGCGATCCTGCCGCAGACGGCCGAGATCATGCTCGGCTTCACCCCGCAGCATGTGACCAACCTGCTGCCGCTCGACGACTTCCTCGATCTGATCACCCGCATGGTGATCGTCTTCGGTCTCGCCTTCGAGCTGCCGCTGCTGCTCGTCGCCCTCAATATGACCGGGGTCCTCTCCGGCTCCCGCATGCTCAAGTGGTGGCGCGGCATGATCGTCGGCCTCACCGCCTTCGCCGCCATCGCCACCCCCGGCGGCGAGCCCCTCTCCATGCTGCTGCTGGCCGGACCGCTCGCGCTCCTCTACTTCATCGCCGTCGGCTTCTCCCTGCTCAACGACAAGCGCCGCAACCGCAGGAACCCCGACGCCGAGCTGAGCGACGACGAGGCATCGCACCTCGACCTGACCCCCGAACCGGTCGGCGGGGTCGAGCCGGTGACCGACCCGCGCAGGGCCCTGCCGGGTCAGGCGTCCGGCGAGAGCGACGGCTCCCGTTCGCACCGCCTCAACGGTTACGACGACATCACCTGA
- a CDS encoding LacI family transcriptional regulator, with protein MTDPHQPAPPRPTSRDVARAAGVSQATVSLVLAEKWPGRVSEATAQRVRECAAELGYRPNLAARSLRLGSTRTALLVVPALTNEFFARVHTGAAAVAAEHDFGVVLYPSPDGTGPARDPFASARASLDGVIASSMASDALSALHGAELPLVMLDSDPAGTDAAAQVNLDIADGMRQVADHLLGLGHRRFVHLASAVDTWTFAVRAEALREAVGAVPGASVRTVRAALDVRAGREAAEQALAVAGERPTALVCDDDILAAGACKAARRLGLRVPDDLSVTGFDDLALATALEPELTTVQLPAEQVGERGMAALLAVLDGREADGGSLPVRLVVRGSTAPPPASPA; from the coding sequence GTGACCGACCCGCACCAGCCCGCTCCGCCCCGGCCCACCAGTCGCGACGTGGCCCGCGCGGCGGGCGTCTCGCAGGCGACGGTCTCGCTGGTGCTGGCTGAGAAGTGGCCGGGCCGGGTGTCCGAGGCCACGGCTCAGCGGGTCCGGGAGTGCGCGGCGGAGCTCGGCTACCGGCCCAATCTGGCCGCCCGCAGTCTGCGGCTCGGCAGCACCAGGACCGCGCTGCTGGTGGTCCCGGCGCTCACCAACGAGTTCTTCGCCCGCGTCCACACCGGGGCCGCCGCCGTCGCCGCCGAGCACGACTTCGGCGTGGTGCTCTACCCCTCGCCGGACGGCACGGGCCCGGCCCGGGACCCGTTCGCCTCGGCCCGCGCCTCGCTGGACGGGGTGATCGCCTCCTCGATGGCCTCCGACGCGCTGAGCGCCCTGCACGGGGCGGAGCTGCCGCTCGTGATGCTGGACAGCGACCCGGCCGGTACGGACGCGGCGGCCCAGGTGAACCTGGACATCGCCGACGGCATGCGCCAGGTGGCGGACCACCTCCTGGGCCTCGGCCACCGCCGTTTCGTGCATCTGGCGTCCGCCGTCGACACCTGGACGTTCGCGGTCCGGGCCGAGGCGCTGCGGGAGGCGGTGGGCGCGGTGCCGGGCGCCTCGGTGCGTACGGTACGGGCTGCGCTCGACGTACGGGCCGGGCGGGAAGCCGCCGAACAGGCGCTGGCCGTGGCCGGGGAGCGGCCCACCGCGCTCGTCTGCGACGACGACATCCTGGCGGCCGGTGCCTGCAAGGCGGCCCGACGGCTGGGGCTGCGCGTACCGGACGACCTCTCGGTCACCGGCTTCGACGACCTCGCCCTGGCCACCGCGCTCGAACCGGAGCTGACCACCGTGCAGCTGCCCGCCGAGCAGGTCGGGGAGCGGGGCATGGCGGCGCTGCTCGCCGTGCTGGACGGCCGCGAAGCCGATGGGGGCAGCCTGCCGGTGCGGCTGGTCGTCCGTGGCTCCACGGCGCCGCCGCCCGCGTCCCCGGCATGA